A region of the Zonotrichia albicollis isolate bZonAlb1 chromosome 13, bZonAlb1.hap1, whole genome shotgun sequence genome:
TGCTCTTATTGTTATCTGAAATTAGGGCAATGGGCTGTGGCCAGCCTGAAGGCTAAGGGAGAATTCTAAAGAAGCCAGTAAAATGAATACTGGCCCATCAGCTACTTGCACTTTTGGCAACAAAACAGTCTCTGTTCAAGCACTGGCAGAAACCTGGCACTTGATTCTCTGAGTGCCCCAATTCAGAGATGCAAGGAGAAGAACCACTGCAAGCACAAGCAGCAAACAAACAACAGAGACTGTCAGAGGCTTGGCCTTAGTTTCACTGCTAAGGCAAGACACTTGGCAGCACAAAGCCTGGAGCTGCACTTTTACTGCTCTGCAGTGAAGGGATCAGCCTGAGCAGAAATCACAAAttctccagctctgcacatccctcacagagcacacagaacgTACGAGCTCCTGCTTTGGCAGCGAGGTCTGGACATCCACAGCTTGGCTGGGCTTCACTGCTTCCTTTGCAGTTCCAGGCTCTACCAAGAGGGAGAGAAGTGGGAAAGCAGAAACTGATTGTTACTTTCAAGAGTTGAGAGCAAAGGTTTTGTTTAGCTATACTACAAGGAGTAATTTCTGCCTTCAGGCAGCTCTCCCTCTTTTGAGGGCCATTATCCCCATCCCCACCAAGGGTTCATTTCCACACTTACCATCCTCaggaggggcaggaaagggcTCAGTTCGAGGAGGAGTTCGACCTACAGAAAAAGatttaaataataaacaaaTGAAGGAGCATCCAAGGCTACAGATAAGTGGTAAGTCAACCTTGAAGCAGAGAAATCTCCAACAACTCCACATATGAGGGTAATCAGTGATACAACAAGCAGAGTTATCTCTTTTGGACCTTGACACTATTGTTGAGTTTAGCTAAAAGCTTTCAGCCTTCATGGACAGAAGGGACAAAACTGACCTCTGTGGTTCATTACTGCTGTAGAGGTGTGAAGCATGAGACAAGGCACAGTCACAACAAATGATATTAGGCAAAATCCACCTCCTGTTATTGATTtatataagtaaataaaaataatgcaatGAATTCCTAAGAAAGAGTATCTCATTTTCATCATTTGCATAAAAATGAGATACAGACACTGCACAATGCTCCTAAACAACAGTCCTTCCTTTAACAAAACATTTTGCCTTTCCTTCTTTAACAAAGACTGCTGATTTTAAAACACATATCAAAATTCTAAGCTAACAAAATTCCCTTAACACTCTAATCAGAATAGGAAGGCAGCACATTTACAATGAAGCTCTGGATTCTGAGCCAGGCTTCAAACAGACATTACTGTACCCTAGTAAAGGTGCCTTCTTTAAGTCATTCACCAACATGATCTGGCATcagtgtcccagcacagaatATTAAAGAAAAGCTTTCTAAACTCTCCAGTCACAGGTGAAGCCTCTGACACAGTAAGCCAAAGGTCAGCTCTACAGAATCACTTTAGCACCCTAATCTCAAACCCAAACACTACTCAAAAGCACTATAAACCCTGGTACTGACAGATTGCATTCTTGGGCTGGAAGATCTCTTTGTAATCCTCCTGGTTCTGGATCTCAGCCTTTGATTCCTTCTCATCCCGGTCATCTTCACTGCTGGGACTGTGCCTCTCACTCTCTGAGTTGTGCTTCACTCTGCTGTGGAAAAGGAGTTGTTGTCAGGGGAAGCCATAttgtcagagagagagagagagagagaacactGAGTGCCTGGGATATTTCCTTAAAATCTGGAAACTCAACAAGCCAGCAGACTGCCTCACCTCTGTGGCTTGCTGCAGCTCGTTGAGGGCCTGTCATAGATGCGGCGAAGGGAGGACCCTGTGGGGGTAGGTGGCACAAGAGGCTGGTCGTCCCTGATCAACCCTTGAGGAACAGAATCTGACTTGGGGACTCTGTTGAGATCCACAACGAAGGAAGAGACTGTGCTTTGTGCAAAGGAAACTCCTATCTGCAGAGGCAAAAGATCAAGATAATTCACCAAGGAGTGGGGTGCACACCAGCTCTTTTGAGAACAGGCACAATGGAGTGACCCTGAGCAACTGTGCTTGAGGACTGCTCAGTTCAGTGCTGCAGATTTTTCAACCTGAAGTTGCCAGCAATTTTGAAAGGCTTGGATAAAACTTTTGCCAAGCATAGCTTCTAAATACTAGTCAAACTAAGCTCCAGCTCTTTCCTCCAGAAGCCAGAGACACAAAGTGGAGCACAAAGGCACACAGCCTTTGGGCATGCTGCAAGCCCTGACACAAGCTTACAGGTCTGAAGGCCTGCAAGGAGGCAGCAGGATTTTATCTTGTGTTTCACAGCTGCCTAACCCTGCCTCAGGAGCAGTGGCTTACCAGCTGGTTGCTGCTGATAGACAAGTCAGCTACTTTTCCCCAGTTGACCAAGACCACATCAAAACAGCGCTCTGGCTCCCAGCCGTACACTCGCAGCGAGTCCTGGAAGCCGCTGTACAGGCAGCAGCCATCAGGGCTGAAGAGCACACACctgggaggaaggcaggaggagaaTCAGGCACAGCATTTCCACCCTGCTCATCCCTGTGGATCTCTGACTACACTGAACACCTTCAGTTTTGTTTCTAACAATGAATCTTTCAATGTGGTGTTCACCTGTGCAGTATCTCCAGCAGCCCAAACTTCTCCCCAGTAAAGTCTCTCTCTGAGGAAACCCCCCCTTCACCCCACCTTTAGTCTCTGCCCAGCACATTTCAGTAGGAACTTCATGTACCTGACAGGAGTGGCCTCCTCTTCAATACAGCTCACAACTTGAAACTTCTCCAAGTCCCAGAACCGAACAGTCCTGCACATATAACACAACAAAATTCATTGCTCATCATTTTAGAAATCACAGGAGCATCCAGATTTTAAACAAAACACTAACAGAATGACTTTTGCTGTTGTGCACATACAGTGAGCCTACACAGAAGGCTGGTTTAGCTAAGATCCATGAATCCAGAGATACATAGAGGCTCTAGACACAGACAGGCATTtagagccagcccagagctaaGAGAacaccctgccagctgagcagggctgccTGCTGTTCACACAGGATGTCAGCTGGATTTGTGAGAGGCTTGGGGCCACACATTGGTTTCTAGTGTGGCAGAAGGTGCCATCAATTTTGGATGAGAAGGATAGATCTCCATGTTCTGCCCATCACAGATGCCATGTCCTGCTGTCTAGATGTCTGGCTCTTGCAGTGGCAGGATTGAATTGAGTGACATTCCTCTTGACATGCCCTCCTTACCAGGAAGGGCATCAGGAAATGGAGCAGACATATacatttcccttctttctccCTCCCCTCGTGTACCTGTCAGAGCTGCCAGAAGCCAGAAGGTACTCATTGGGGTGGAATTCAACAACATTTACTGGGCCGGTGTGTCCTGTAAACTCAAACATCAACTTCCCAGCAGTCAGATCCCACAGCTGAAAGGAGGAAAGAACAGAGACTCTTGAAGAGATTAAATGCTAGAGATTTCCAATACACCTTGGATTTCCTTGTACTGGCAACCTTCTAACGCTTCCCCCTCCAAGAACAGAGACAAGCCTGTCAAAGAAGGCAATAATCAGGGAAAGAGTCCCATCCAAATCATTTAaaggctttgttttgtttgggttttttttttgcattatctTTTATTTTCCACATAACTTGTCCCCTAGAAGTTTCTGGTTTATATTTAGAGACTGAGACAAAATATAGCAGTTCCATCTGTCCCCACAGACTGTATCTCAAAAgataacaaacaaaaatccaaagcTCTGAATCCCTTAGCAATTCCTCCTTCCTGTGCTCTACTCTCCACTCAAAAATGCCATGAAATAACTCATCTGTTAATTTCATGTGAAACTGTAAATAAAATCAGTCCTTCATCTCCATTCTTCCACACTCCATGTGAAACAACTGAAGTCACTATTTCAGTCACCATCTTCCTGATCTCCTCCTCTTGCTCTGCTCAGTCCTGACAGCAATTTTCAGACTGATAATCACATGTAATGTGTATAACACAAACAGAGCCAGAAATTAGTCTGGTGAAGCAATGTGCTGTGGACAACTCATTTGACAATGTTTACTGAGACCAACATTCAGGTATCACAACTCTATTACCATCAAAACATTAATTTTTCTGTGCATAGTCTCTCCCAATGTGTCTGCTAGATAAGGGCATTTCAACCCATGCAGCTCTTCCATGGGTGTTGGGAGCCATCAGACAGGATCCTCATAAGAAAATCAATCTCTGCAAACCCACAGTGCTCAGCCAGTTGCCAAATAAACAGAGTATTTATGAGTGAGTGCTGGAAATGCCTGGAAAAAAGACAATCCCAGTACTCCCATGTGCCACAAGCACATAAGGAAGGTGTCACAATAAATTACCTTTACAGTGTGATCATCAGCAGCAGAGGCCACCCACTTCCCATCAGGGCTGAAGCGGAGACACCGAACTGCCTCTGTGTGACCCTGAAATGAGGAAAACCAACAATATTCTGGCTTTTGTCCTTCAATCCTATACAATATAATAACCCCAAACCAATTAAGTGTTTTACAGAGCTCAAAGCTTGCAGAACACAACACTGTACTCAAGACACTACACCCAGCCACATTAAATGTGTGTAATCTCTCTCACTTAGTCATTTATGCCATCAATTGAAGCATGGTAAATACAGATCTGGCTTCACTAATAAGAATCAGTTCTAAATTATGATTTACACATGGTCAGATAGAAGTGCTGTGACACTTAATCTCTGGTATCTACATGAAATTAATATACAGCGAGTTCTTCAGACAGAAAAAGGTCCCAAGAACAGAACCATCTTAGTGCAGTGGTAATACcatcaagaaaataaagaaacccTCATGGATGCTTTCCATCCCCCACTGAAGCCATCCACACTACAGCACATGATACCCATTGATATCCTATAATATCCATTTCACATTCCCATACAGCTTGCAGAGGCCTGCTGAGGTTTGCCAGGCCACTTCACAAATCACACACGTTATTTTCATGCTGGAAAGCCAGGAAGTTCATTGTACATAATCACATTTAGGCTTGCTCACAAGTCCTCAAAAGAAGTATTTCTCCCCTCTTTGCCAAACCTAATGAATTATTTTACCTTGAATGTGAAGATACAGCCTTTTCTTCTTACATCCCAGAgctacaaggaaaaaaagcaaagaaattgtATGTTTAGAGGAGTATGTTGGGAGCTCAAGGGTCCTGCCAGAACAAGGGatctctgtgtcaccaagctAATAGATACTGCAGAATGAAGGGGCTGCTGAACCCCTGTAGGCCCTAGGGGTATTTTCTAACTCCCCAAGTGACAATCAGTCCTGAAAGGCATCCCCTACtacagcagctcagctctgacAGTCAAACACAGTCTGAGGAAGCAGCTACAATCCACAGCAAGCAGGACATCTGTGCTTGCTGACACCAGGCACCTTACTCAGagccacattccacagcagAGGAGTCACATTCATGAGCTGGCTGTGAAAACACACACACGGATTTCACAAGCACTCACAAACACACCTGCCCACACACAGAAATGATGATGGGCAGCATCCACCAACAGCTTGACACAAAACATGTTCTGGCACTCCAAAACAAAGACACTGCAAGTAGAGAGGGAAATCTCTGGTGGAAGCTGAGTTTTACCTTAATGTTGGTGTCCAAAGAGCCAGATGCCACAAAGCTTCCAAAAGGATGGAAATGAAGGCTGCAGATATTCGCTTTGTGACCTGGTAGGGTACGAAGAActgggaaaaggagagagagcagagagaaGGAATACGGGGAAAATATTTAATAGTTCATTCCCACCAGACACCATGTGGAAGTGTAGCCATACTATCCCCACAAATATTTTATGGAAATATACATTATTTTGTGGAAATGCTTCTGTCTTTATCCCAGCAATGCAAAGAAACAGCAATACAAAGCCCATGATCAATGAACTTAATGACAGTCCTGTCCTTAGGTATGGAAACTACAGGCAGAACTCCAAATATCTCCATTCTGAAAATGAGGCAGCTGGCAGGCAGTGCATCTTTCCATTTGTTATATAGACAGCAAAATGGGCCAGAGGAGGAACAGTTTTGGCCGGGAAGTGAAGTGAAACAGTCTTGACTGCCTGCAGCATTCACCTTGCAGTTATTGGACAGACCCTTTCCCAGGACTCTGTACCCCTCTTAGGGTCCAATATTCACCCAGGAGTCCTTCAACTGCCCCTTGCCAGAATCCCCACAAAGACAGGAAATGGATGCTTAGGGAGCAGGAGACAAAGAAACCATCAGTGTTTCAGCAAGTCATCAAGTAACACCCCTGTAATTCTGGAAACCAGCAAGGACCAGTAGAACTGGTACACCCTATCTCAGCAAGCAGTGACAAATGCAGAGCTCAACTCTAAGAAAAACTGCTCAGATAATAACAAGGGCAATCCCTCTCCCTCATCCCTCATCTGGAACAAGCTGATGATTCCCCTGGCAGAAATGAGCTCTTGAGCCAGAGCTGGGGTGGTCATTTGCACAGACACTGGCTCATAGGTCTTCTAACAAATGCAGCCAGATCAGCTACTCCCCACGGGCAGAGCCAAACTCTTCCATAACTGAGCTGATTCTAACTGTCTGAATGACATCAGTGCTTTCCATTACTGATGCTGCCTGTGGTTTGCCTCCTTAGCTCAGCCAGTGTAAGTCTATTTTCATTACACATCCCTTCTATGAACAAGTAGTAGTAACCCATAAGAAATATTCAGTCATTTTCTGGTATTCCTCCTGGAATGCACTCAAGTGATTTATGATACTTCTGCAAACTCATTCTACGATTTGAGgaaaatgtaataaataaaGCATGACTCAACAGTGGCCTTTAAAGGATCAGAGCTTGATGAGTTCATAGCTTTTAGAGTTTATTGAAAATTAGGTCTTTGTCTATTTATACGGCCATGCAAGAGCAGGACAGCAGAAAaactgcaagaggaaaaaaagttagAACATAAGAACAAGAAGACAACAAGCAGAGGATTCCTGCATTTGTGCAGAACCTAATAAACTTAAAATCTGGTTTGGGATCCTTTCATTAAGATTGACAATTCTAAGTTGAGACTCTGAATACAAATTCTGTATGCCTAGCTATTTATATATGCATGGAAACTGATCTGGAATTTAGATTTTGACACACTCAGGTCAAAACCATAGAAACTAGTTCCTCAAATCAGTGTCCCCAAAACATGCCCAAATTTCTGCTCAAGCATGAATACAAATACACAGCTCTAGAGCTCCAATAGGACGTCAAAAAAGAGATGCAGATGAAGATGAAAGCAATGCCAGGCTCTTGTTCCTTCTTAAATCAGGAACCTTCTGGGTCAGTACAGGCATTAAACATAAGAAGTGTGCATGACCAGAAGCACAGACTCATGGGCACATACCTTTGGCAGCTTCCAGGTCCCAGACTCGAATGGACCCTGAGCGGGACCCTGCCACTATGAGCTTCTCATTTGGGTTCACTTGCAGGCTCTCAATGGGGGTTGTGTGGCCTGTCaagctctgcagagaaaaccATCAGTGTcagtgagcagctgctggcacagccctgcaggaaccACAGGAACCACAGCATTGCTCATACTCCAGGGGTAACTCTTTAGCCATGAGCTGGGGCCACCTGGCTGTGCCATATTCCTCTTTCCTCAGCAGCCACCAGAGTGGCAGAGCTCTCTAAAACTCATCACtgcacccagcacagcacagctgtatTCCCACATTATCTTTGGAATCACTTGCTGGAGCACACTGACTAAGTTCTAAAGGATGCATCAACAGAGACACAGGTAGTTAAACATCAGGTGCAGGTGCTCAGACAAGGCTGACACATTCTTACATCACACAAATTATGCTGTGGTAGCACAATGCCACCGTGTTTGCTCTAAATGGGTCATGTAAGTGTCATGAACCAGTTACAAAATCAAAGCAAGAGCTAAAGCAGGGCTACTTTGAAAACTTCACACAAGCACCAAGCCATAGGCTGCTGCCAGCAATGGATGTCAGTGATAGCATGGTGCTAACACTGAAGTACTGACTTGAGGCACAAGGCAGTAATTCACATGAAGTTCCTTTCATCCTTGAGCACCTGAAAGCTTACACATTACATCAGCAGTTTGAAAAGGCCTATATTTTAGTAAAACACAAGAATATTTAAAACTAGCTCTAGAAAACAAATCCCACCATTGCAGACTTTCTGCTTGCCAACCTGCTTTAGTCCATCCTcaaatgtctttttaaatagCTGCACTAGCTCTGTGCCTCCCACACACATACAGGGATGGGATTGCCAGTTGGAAGCTGCCTGCTCTGATGGAGCTTTCTTAGGAATCCATGTGCAATTGAAATCCTTTACAAAATCCACAGTAGCAACTGCCATTACTGAGAACTAGAGCTCACACTTAAACCCAGCCCCAATGTCACTTGAAAAGttcctcttctccctctttcccaACACAAACATCCATAATCACTATAATAGAAACACTAAAAAGGAACTTCAGAGGACAACCCCAAAAATCAAGACTCCTTTGATAGACAAGAATGGCACAAGCAGCTTCAGTCAGTCCCTGCCTCTcagaaacagcagctctgagtgtCTGTGGTTCCAGACAGCACAGGAGAGGTGCAGCTCTGCCACCACAGAAAGGTACAGAGTTAATACTTCAACCTTCTCTAGCAAGGCAATAGTTCAGTTTCAAACTGAATCATGCCACCACCAAGGGCCTGAAAAGACACTGCTTAACTACACTATGCAAAAAGCACAGCCCTGCTAAAGGTGATCATTCATACACTTAATggacagaaaaataaagtggACAAATTCTCCTTTTAGCTTCTTTGACCTGacattcctgctttttttctcaCAAGGCTCACACTGATTAGAGCAATTCCTTTGATACCACAACATTATTGTGTTGTTAATTAAACAAATGACAAGAGATGTGCTAAAGCTGGTTTTACACAACACCTACTCAAAGTGATGCAGGATAGATAtctattaaatatatatttatggtGCTCTTTAGTGATCACTGCTGGGGTAACCCTACCCTTGCTAACCACTGCAACCAGAGTTACTCCTCCCCAGCCTACAGCAAACTATTGTGGCAACCTTCATGGTGACAGTTAGGGACAGTGGCACAGGTGGGAATGCATCTGCTGTGACTGCAAACCTGCAAACCCCAGGGTATAAAACTGGCCCCTATAGCCTGCACTATAAAACCAGCTGTTCTTGTACAAAACTCTTCCTTTAATTATTTGTAGCCTGGTAATACAATAAAGCACAGTATTTATTATCTGAGTGAGCACTGGTCCAGCTCAAGCATTCCCACAGTGTCTCTAGAGCAGAGGTCTCACCAGGCACCCAGCTCTGTCCCTATCTTTAGCCAGAATCTGGTTACACAGCTCTGTGTTGGCAAACTCTATTCAAAAGTCCCACAGGCTCCACCCCAACAATCTTTCCCCTCATTCTCTACCCTCCAAATCTCAGAATTAATATTCCCACCCCCCAAAAGCTGAGAACAGGCCTGTCCTTACCATGATGCAGTTGGGCTTGCTAACTGACCATATGTTGACCCGACAGTCGTCTCCTCCAGTGGCCAGCATCCGGCCTGAACCCTTTCCCAGGACCACTGAGGACACATTGCTGCTGTGGGCCATGATCTCTTCtgcacaaaacaaagcaaacactcATTAGAGATCAGTTATAAAAATTTTCATCCCTCCAAAAGGTCTAAAACAAAATTCTTTCTCCAGAAATACTTTCCAGTTTCCACTGGacaagctgcagcagcccactGCTCAGATAAGAAGTCACACCATTATCTTGCTTTGAGCAGTCCTTCTTGGCTCTTCCTGCTGCACTAAAACATTTGCTGGCCAAAGTTTCACAACTCCAGTGCTCACAGGGCTCACAAAAAGCATCTTCTCTCacttgcagcagctcaggagcttTTAAAGATTTGCTcaagtgcagcacagcactttACCTGCAGTAATGCACAGCAGCCAGAGGCATCTAGTGAAAGGTCCTCTAATCctgagagagcagcagcagacagtCCAGCCTGAGAGGAactggcagaggagcagcagcacagtttgTTACCTTACCCAGAAAAAAGCCAGACTCAGCAGTGGGAGAGGTGGAGCTCCCTTCCCTGAGCTTTGGCAGAGACTTTGCTCCATCCCCACCAGGGAACACAGGCAAAACTGAGCACTGCAGGGCATGCAGCTGTGACAAAGGAGGGTGAATATCCATCCAAATGGGCAGGAAATAACAAATCTGATTGATGCTAAATGACTGCTAAAAAACTGGGAGCTGAGAAGACGCTCTGATACTGCAACAAAGGGAAACCTCATCATAAAGAAACCAATTTGGGgcaaaaaacaagcaaaatcaGCATATTTGCTTACACATCTTACAGTGGAATTTTAAATTCACTCAGAATTTTGTCAGGGGCCTTTGGCAGATGCATTTACCAATATCTTCATCTAACTGTTCTCTTCTTTGAAACATCACAGGATTTGTATTCCTAATAGTTATGAAACTGTAAAAATGGCTCTGAGTCTGTAAAAAGGCCAGGCAGCATCAATTCAGCTTCCATTCAGTGTTTTGCTGGGAGGAGCAAGGTGATCACTCTACATGCAACACTAATCCAGAAAGGATTTCAGATGGCTGCAATAATAATTACAGGTACTTTGATCTCAAACTCTCAGGAGTGTTTTTCTGAAAGCAAAACTGCGCAACTTTCACTTGGGCTGGAGAAACACCTTTCCAATTACAAGGGTGACTGGACCATAAATTACATGTGAAGGACAAATCTGAAAATACCCCTGCATTGTGTTGAAAGGCCAAACTTCCACATAAAACTGCTAAAACAAAGCCTGTATGGATACACAGACTATAAGGTAACCAAAAGTACAATCAGCATTACTAGACCAAGTCACTAGTTAAAATTGCAAGGACAGATGCTGAGCATTGCTGCTGAAATGAGTGTGTCAGCAGCTCCACTTCTTCTTGTCTTGATTTCCTTCTTAATAATATATTGGAAGTTTAAAAGTCATTGTGGAAGCATCCAACCCTCCGTTCCTAAAAGCCAGTTGATAAAATGATGCCTGCCTTGGGCACAGAGGTTCATTTGCTCTCCTACAAGTCCCTTAAACccacaattttttttgtttaataaagTTCTTGTCACCAGCTATCACTCAGCAGCCCAGCAACACTCAACTCCTAATTAGCATTGCTGAAACATCCCTGAAATGTGAAAGCATCCCTCAGAATGCTTTTCCCTCTAAAAAGGATGCTAAGATGGGGCAGCAGACAGCAAAAATGAAGATCAAGAACCTCTTCACACCTATGGAAAATGGAGATGGACAGACTTCCAGCTCTTCCTGAAATTAGAGTTTCAGGGATGGGAAGATAACAGCAAACTGGCTTTCTGCTCAGAAACATAGAAAATTCCTAAGTCAGTAATCTCAGAAGACATCATGTGTTACCAGCCAAGGACACTATTTCTGCCAGCCACTTTCCAGAGCCCACTCACTGACTAAAGCAACTGATCACATCCTATTGCTTCTAAGCATTCCTCAATGAAATAACTCATCAGTGATCAGCTAGAAATTGACAGTCAGCAACTGTCGACTGctccttcagaggaagaataatGGACATGAAGCCAGCAGATTTTTACTGTCTCTTGCAAAGCTATTTCAAGAGGGTGGGAGACACAGGGCCCTGCAAAGATCACCTCATTTCTCCTGCAGCAGAGAACTCAGTGAACCTGCTGTACAAGGGAGCACCAATGAAGGACAGCTCCTCAGAGGCTAAGTTTGGGGGCTTCTCCCTGATGCCCCATCAAAACCTGGCTCTGAAGAGCAGTTTCTGTAGAAtgaca
Encoded here:
- the KATNB1 gene encoding katanin p80 WD40 repeat-containing subunit B1 isoform X2 encodes the protein MAVAVTTKTAWKLQEIMAHSSNVSSVVLGKGSGRMLATGGDDCRVNIWSVSKPNCIMSLTGHTTPIESLQVNPNEKLIVAGSRSGSIRVWDLEAAKVLRTLPGHKANICSLHFHPFGSFVASGSLDTNIKLWDVRRKGCIFTFKGHTEAVRCLRFSPDGKWVASAADDHTVKLWDLTAGKLMFEFTGHTGPVNVVEFHPNEYLLASGSSDRTVRFWDLEKFQVVSCIEEEATPVRCVLFSPDGCCLYSGFQDSLRVYGWEPERCFDVVLVNWGKVADLSISSNQLIGVSFAQSTVSSFVVDLNRVPKSDSVPQGLIRDDQPLVPPTPTGSSLRRIYDRPSTSCSKPQRVKHNSESERHSPSSEDDRDEKESKAEIQNQEDYKEIFQPKNAICRTPPRTEPFPAPPEDEPGTAKEAVKPSQAVDVQTSLPKQELPDPVQRPLNPSSTSLSRTEPSVIPAARNEPIGLKASDFLPAVKNQSQTELVDEEAMSQIRKGHETMCVVLTSRHKNLDAVRAVWSTSDIKNSLDSAVAINDLSVVVDLLNIVNQKASLWKLDLCTIVLPQIEKLLQSKYESYVQTGCTSLKLILQRFLPLITDILAAPPSVGVDISREERLHKCKLCYKQLKNISNVVKNKSGLSGRHGSAFRELLLLMAVLD
- the KATNB1 gene encoding katanin p80 WD40 repeat-containing subunit B1 isoform X1; its protein translation is MAVAVTTKTAWKLQEIMAHSSNVSSVVLGKGSGRMLATGGDDCRVNIWSVSKPNCIMSLTGHTTPIESLQVNPNEKLIVAGSRSGSIRVWDLEAAKVLRTLPGHKANICSLHFHPFGSFVASGSLDTNIKLWDVRRKGCIFTFKGHTEAVRCLRFSPDGKWVASAADDHTVKLWDLTAGKLMFEFTGHTGPVNVVEFHPNEYLLASGSSDRTVRFWDLEKFQVVSCIEEEATPVRCVLFSPDGCCLYSGFQDSLRVYGWEPERCFDVVLVNWGKVADLSISSNQLIGVSFAQSTVSSFVVDLNRVPKSDSVPQGLIRDDQPLVPPTPTGSSLRRIYDRPSTSCSKPQSRVKHNSESERHSPSSEDDRDEKESKAEIQNQEDYKEIFQPKNAICRTPPRTEPFPAPPEDEPGTAKEAVKPSQAVDVQTSLPKQELPDPVQRPLNPSSTSLSRTEPSVIPAARNEPIGLKASDFLPAVKNQSQTELVDEEAMSQIRKGHETMCVVLTSRHKNLDAVRAVWSTSDIKNSLDSAVAINDLSVVVDLLNIVNQKASLWKLDLCTIVLPQIEKLLQSKYESYVQTGCTSLKLILQRFLPLITDILAAPPSVGVDISREERLHKCKLCYKQLKNISNVVKNKSGLSGRHGSAFRELLLLMAVLD